In the genome of Streptomyces sp. SAI-127, the window AGTACGTACGCTAGTTGGCCGATGCCCGCCAAAGAAAGACGGGCACTGGGTAAAGACACGCCCCTCGCCTAGAAAGGCAGCCCGGGGATACCGCTGCCGCCGCCGAGGCCCTGGGCGAGCGGGCCGAGCTTCTGCTGCTGGAGGGTCTGGGCGTTCTCGTTGGCCGCCTGGACCGCCGCCACGATCAGGTCGGCGAGGGTCTCGGTGTCCTCGGGGTCCACCGCCTTCGGGTCGATCTTCAGCGCGCGCAGTTCTCCGGCGCCGGTGACGGTGGCCTTCACCAGACCGCCGCCCGCCTGGCCGTCGACCTCGGTCCTGCCGAGTTCCTCCTGCGCGTTCGCCAGGTCCTGCTGCATCTTCTGGGCCTGCTGGAGCAGCTGCTGCATGTTGGGCTGGCCACCACCGGGGATCACGATCAGCTCCTGTGCTTTCCGCCTTGGTCTTCCGTCTGTGACGAGCCTACGTGTTCCACGTGGCCGTCGCCCCAGCACTCTTTCGAGTGAGTCGGCGTACAGGCCTATACCTGATCAAGGCCCTCTTCCGAGCGGAAAAGACACCAAAGAACCCCCTTCGCCACCCATTGGGCGGTAGGAAGGGTCCGGCACATCAGCATCAGGCGTCACGCAGGGTGACCGATCAGTAGGGAGCGCCGGGTGGGTCAGCCGGAGATGCAGCCCGAGGGCCTGCCCCAGGACGGGCGGGCCGATCTGGCCGGGCGGACGTTTCCGCTCGGGGACTGGGGCGAGCCCGCCGTGCGGCTGGACGAGCTGTACCGGTGGGTGGAGCACGGGGCGCTGGAGACGGCGGCCTGGTATCTCGCGGACCGGGTGTGGAAGCGACGGGGCGCGCGGGCCCTGCGGGGCGGGGCCGCGGCGGGGGCGGTGACCGGGGCCGTGCTGCCGCTGCTGGATCTGACGGGGGTGGCGGGGGCCGGGGTCGCGGCCTGGGGTTATCTCGGACTGCTGCTCGCGGTGGCCTGTGTCGGCGTCGACCGGTACTTCGGGGTGACCTCCGGCTGGATAAGGGACGTGGCCACCGCACAGGCCGTCCAGCGCCGTCTCCTGGCGTTGCAGTTCGACTGGGCCTCGGAGAGCGTGCGGGAGGTGCTCGGGCCGACGGAGGGCACGGCGGCGGAGGCGACCGAGCGCTGTCTGGGGGTTCTGCGCCGCTTCTCGGAGGACGTGACGGAGCTGATCCGCGTCGAGACGGCGGACTGGATCGTGGAGTTCCGGAACGGGTCCACTCCTATGGGTATCCAGGGGGCGGTGACGTCCGGGGGACGGCAGGACCCGGGTGCCGCCCAGGGCCGGTTCCCCCTGCCCCCGGGTCCGCCCGCCCGCCCGAACATGCCCCGGCAGCGGCCGCCCGAGCCCAGGTGACCCTCGCTCGGTCGCACGGGCTCAGTCGCACAGCCCCACCGCCCGCCCGCACGGCAGATGTCCCTGTTCGCGGATCACGTCCTGGCTCGTGCCCTCGTCGAGGTAGGCGAGGAAGCCGGCGGCGAGAGAACCGGGGGCCGGGGAGCGGTGGGTGTAGGCGTACTCGACACCTCGGTAGGGGTACTGGTCGAGGTGGTCGGCCGAGGCCGCCTCGCCGTCCAGCGGCACCCGGCGTACGCCCTCGTGACCGGTGGCCAGGGTGAGCTCGCTGTAGCCGAGGGCGCCGGGCTGGGCGGCGACCTTGTCCAGCACGTCCTCCGTGGAGGCGAGTTCGCAGCGCGTGACGGGGGCGCGGGCGGCGGCGGCCACCGCCTTGTCCGTCAGCGGGTCGCAGTCCAGGGACGTCGTGGGGGTCATCTCCCAGGCGCCCGCCAGCACCCGGTCCTGGAAGATCTGCCGGGTCCCCGAGTACGCGTCCCGGCTGACCAGGACGACAGGCAGGTCGGGCAGGCGCGGGAGACCGGCGGGGCGGGAGGCGTTCAGGTCGCTCCAGCGCCTGACCTCGCCCCGGTAGAGGCGCTCCACCTCGGCCCGGGTCAGGCCGCGTGGGCCGAGGTCGATGCCGGCGTTGACGACGAGGGTGAAGACCGAGAGGGCGATCTTCTCGCCGTGCAGGCCCAGCCGGTCGCCCATCGGGCCGTCCGAGAAGGCGATCACGGACCGCGCGTCCTTCGCCGACCGGGCACCGGTCGCGGCGAGCGCGGACACCCCGGCCTCGCTGCCGCGCGCCTCGACGGTGATGTCGGCGCCCTCGCAGTCCTGCTCGTACTCCTTCGCGAGGGTCTCGATGACCGGGGCGAAGGCGGTGGAGCCGGTCACCGTCAGAGTGCCCTTCTCGCAGCCGAGCGGGGGCGGGGTGTCGTCACGGGCGACGACGATCGTGGCGAGGACGAGGACGGAGAGGGTGAGCAGCCCGGTGAAGATCCGTGCCGCCGGACTGAGGACGGGCGGGATCTCGTCCGGGGTGGCGCTGCGGTTGGGGTGCACCTCGCCGTCCCGGATGCCGCCGATCATCCGGATCGGACGGCCCACGTCGCCGCCGGACAGCAGCACGAGCAGCTTGTAGTGCTCGCCGCGGTTGAGCGGGACGCGGGGGATGCGCAGCCGGTTGTCCTCGTAGCCGAAGCCCCGGTCGGGGGTGAAGTGGTCCATGAGGTGGTCGGTGTCGATCGGCTGGGTGACCGAGACCCCGCGGACCGTGCGGTCGCTGAACACCGCGGTGAGGCCGTGCCGTTCGGGGCCCGTGTAGTCGTCGCGGTCGATGCCCTGCGAGCCGTCGTTCTCGATGCGCAGGAGGACGAGGGTGGCGTCCGACATGTCCGGTGCCTCGTCGAAGAGGCCGAGTCTGACGTTGGCCCGCCCCCGCCGCACGTCGTCCCCGATCGGGTTGTCCATCTGGACGCGGTAGCCGATGCGCTTTCGGCGCGGCACCCGGCGCTCATACCAGACCATGACCCCGGACGCGACGATGCCGAGGAAGGCGGTACCCACCGCCACGAAGTTCTCCGCGCTCAACCACTCCACTGTGGGTGCCCCCGCAACTCCCGCAGTTCGCTCGTACGATCACCGTACGACTGTGCGAGTGCCCCTGGTGGGCCGGTGGGACGAAGTTCGTCCGACGTTCAACCGGCGTACGCGGGAGGGGACTTCAGGGCGAGGCGGGCGCCGAAGGAGCGGTCGGTGTCTCGTGGGAGCCGTCGCCCAGGACGGCGTAGACGGTGCCGCCGGCACCCACGGCGACCACCAGCGCGACGGCGACGAGGGCGGCCGTGACGGAACGACTGCGGTGCGCCGCTTCCCCCTCCGGCTCCGGCTCCGGCACGTAGGGGGTCAGGTACGTACGGGGCGAGTGGCGTTCCCGCGAGTGGTGGTGTTCGGGTTCGGCAGAGGCGTGTTCCTCCGGCTCGTCCATCGCAGGCCCTCCCCCGAGACCGCACACCTGCCCGACCAGAAGACCAGTGTCTACGTCCGTCCGTCCCCCGTCGAGATCTGGTCGAGCACCTTGGACAGCCGCTCCAACATCCCTACGGCCTCGGCGAGTTCGGACTCACCGAAGGCCTCCGCGAGCCGGTCGGCGAAGGCCTCGTGGCCCGGCCCGATCCGCCGCACAGCGGCCAGCCCCTGCTCCGTCGGCGCGAGGAGCTTGGCGCGCCGGTGGGCGGGGTTGGGCCGGTACTCGGCCAGCCCCCGCTCCACCAGCAGATCGGCGATCCGCTGCACGCTCTGCCGGGTGATGCCCATCTCCCGGGCGATCCCGGCTACCGGCAGCGGCTGACCGAGCACCGCGCCGAGCACCTGCCACCAGGCGGCGGTGAGCCCGGACGGACCGGCCAGCTCCTCGGCGACGGTGAGGAACTGGCCGTTGAGCCGGAACACCCCGAGGGCGCTGCGGCTGAGCAGATCCTGCCGCTCCCGGCTCACCCGGACGCCTGCGCCTTCTCCAGCACGGCGTACGCCTCGGCGTCGGAGTCGTGGAACAGCCGGTACCAGGCGTCCAGCACCTCACCCTCGTACACCCCGAGCAACCGGAAGATCTCCCGGGCGAACGCCACGGGCTCGGTGGGCCCGGCGGTGATCAGCCCGCGGTCGGTCACGGCGTCCGCGTCGACGTACCGCTCGCCGCCGCCGTACCCCGTGGCCGCCAGGTAGAAGGACACGGCGCTGGTGTGCTCCCGGTCGTCCAGCAGCCCTTCGCGCGCGAGCCCCGCGGTGGCCCCGCAGATCGCGGCGACGGGAACCCCGGCGTCGAGGAACTCCCGCGCCTTGCGGGCGAAGGGGGCGAGGTCGTCACTGGTGTCCCAGAGATCGGCGCCCGGCAGGATCAGCAGGGAGCTCTCGGACGGCCGTACGTCGTCCAGGGCGCACGCGGGCTGCACCCGCAGGCCCCCGATGGAGCTCACCGGCTCGCGCGAGGGCCCGGCCGTCCGGATCTCGTATCCGGCGCGGGCGAGATAGGCGGTGGCGTGCCCCGTCTCCCAGTCGGCGTAGGTGTCGTACACGGCGAGATGCACGGGCTTGCGGCTCATGGCTTCCTCCTCGGACCCTGGGTCCTTGCGTTCCGGCCAGATGACAACATGCTGTCATTTCGACAGCAAACTGTCAATGGTCAGGCCCTGGACAACCTGTCGTGGAAAGCCGCCGTCCACAGACAGGACGCCGATACCGCTTCCGCATCGCGGACATTTACGCTCACTCGTATGACCCCTCAGCCACACCCCGAGGTCGGCGCCGCCGTGAAGGCCGCGGACCGTGCTCATGTGTTCCACTCCTGGTCCGCGCAGGAGCTCATCGACCCGCTCGCCGTCGCCGGTGCGGAGGGGTCGTACTTCTGGGACTACGACGGGAACCGCTATCTCGACTTCACCAGCGGGCTCGTCTACACCAACCTCGGCTACCAGCACCCGAAGGTCGTCGCCGCGATACAGGAGCAGGCGGCCACGCTGACGACCTTCGCGCCCGCCTTCGCGATCGAGGCGCGGTCGGAGGCGGCCCGGCTGATCGCCGAGCGGACGCCCGGGGACCTGGACAAGATCTTCTTCACCAACGGCGGTGCCGACGCCGTCGAGCACGCCGTCCGGATGGCACGGCTGCACACCGGGCGGGCCAAGGTGCTGTCCGCCTACCGGTCGTATCACGGTGGCACCCAGCAGGCCGTCAACCTCACCGGGGATCCGCGGCGCTGGGCCTCCGACAGCGCCTCCGCCGGGGTCGTGCACTTCTGGGCGCCCTTCCTGTACCGGTCCCGCTTCTACGCCGAGACGGAGGAGCAGGAGACCGCGCGGGCGCTGGAGCACCTGGAGACGACCATCGCCTTCGAGGGTCCGGCCACCGTCGCCGCGATCATCCTGGAGACCATCCCCGGCACCGCGGGGATCATGGTCCCGCCGCCCGGCTACCTCGCCGGTGTCCGCGAGATCTGCGACAAGTACGGGATCGTCTTCATCCTGGACGAGGTCATGGCCGGGTTCGGGCGCACCGGTGAGTGGTTCGCCGCCGACCTGTTCGACGTCACCCCCGACCTGATGACCTTCGCCAAGGGCGTCAACAGCGGATACGTGCCGCTCGGCGGGGTCGCCATCTCCGGCGCCGTCGCGGAGACCTTCGGCAAACGGCCGTACCCCGGCGGCCTCACCTACTCCGGGCATCCTCTGGCCTGTGCCGCCGCCGTCGCGACGATCAACGTCATGGCGGAGGAGGGCGTCGTCGACAACGCCGAGCACCTCGGTACGGCCGTCCTGGAGCCCGCGCTCCGGGAGCTCGCCGAGCGGCACCCGAGCGTCGGCGAGGTGCGCGGTGTCGGCATGTTCTGGGCGCTGGAGCTCGTGAAGAACAGGGAGACCCGCGAGCCGCTCGTGCCCTACAACGCGGCGGGTGAGGCGAACGCGCCGATGGCCGCGTTCGGGGCCGCCGCGAAGAAGCAGGGCATCTGGCCGTTCGTCAACATGAACCGGACGCATGTGGTGCCGCCGTGCAACGTCAGCGAGGCGGAGCTGAAGGAGGGGCTGGCCGCGCTGGACAGCGCGCTCTCCGTGGCCGACGAGTACACGGAGTAAACCCCCCGGGCCTTCGAACGCGTAAGGTGGCGTGCTCGTAGACATATGTACGAGCACGCCATCTGCACCTGCGCGAGGGAGGCGCCCGACGATGCCCGGCAGCAGCAGCAACGGTGCCGTCACCCGCAGTACGCTGCGGCAGCAGATCGCGGACGCGTTGCGGGACGAGGTGC includes:
- a CDS encoding YbaB/EbfC family nucleoid-associated protein: MIPGGGQPNMQQLLQQAQKMQQDLANAQEELGRTEVDGQAGGGLVKATVTGAGELRALKIDPKAVDPEDTETLADLIVAAVQAANENAQTLQQQKLGPLAQGLGGGSGIPGLPF
- a CDS encoding SLATT domain-containing protein produces the protein MGQPEMQPEGLPQDGRADLAGRTFPLGDWGEPAVRLDELYRWVEHGALETAAWYLADRVWKRRGARALRGGAAAGAVTGAVLPLLDLTGVAGAGVAAWGYLGLLLAVACVGVDRYFGVTSGWIRDVATAQAVQRRLLALQFDWASESVREVLGPTEGTAAEATERCLGVLRRFSEDVTELIRVETADWIVEFRNGSTPMGIQGAVTSGGRQDPGAAQGRFPLPPGPPARPNMPRQRPPEPR
- a CDS encoding substrate-binding domain-containing protein; amino-acid sequence: MEWLSAENFVAVGTAFLGIVASGVMVWYERRVPRRKRIGYRVQMDNPIGDDVRRGRANVRLGLFDEAPDMSDATLVLLRIENDGSQGIDRDDYTGPERHGLTAVFSDRTVRGVSVTQPIDTDHLMDHFTPDRGFGYEDNRLRIPRVPLNRGEHYKLLVLLSGGDVGRPIRMIGGIRDGEVHPNRSATPDEIPPVLSPAARIFTGLLTLSVLVLATIVVARDDTPPPLGCEKGTLTVTGSTAFAPVIETLAKEYEQDCEGADITVEARGSEAGVSALAATGARSAKDARSVIAFSDGPMGDRLGLHGEKIALSVFTLVVNAGIDLGPRGLTRAEVERLYRGEVRRWSDLNASRPAGLPRLPDLPVVLVSRDAYSGTRQIFQDRVLAGAWEMTPTTSLDCDPLTDKAVAAAARAPVTRCELASTEDVLDKVAAQPGALGYSELTLATGHEGVRRVPLDGEAASADHLDQYPYRGVEYAYTHRSPAPGSLAAGFLAYLDEGTSQDVIREQGHLPCGRAVGLCD
- a CDS encoding helix-turn-helix domain-containing protein; its protein translation is MSRERQDLLSRSALGVFRLNGQFLTVAEELAGPSGLTAAWWQVLGAVLGQPLPVAGIAREMGITRQSVQRIADLLVERGLAEYRPNPAHRRAKLLAPTEQGLAAVRRIGPGHEAFADRLAEAFGESELAEAVGMLERLSKVLDQISTGDGRT
- a CDS encoding type 1 glutamine amidotransferase family protein, with the translated sequence MSRKPVHLAVYDTYADWETGHATAYLARAGYEIRTAGPSREPVSSIGGLRVQPACALDDVRPSESSLLILPGADLWDTSDDLAPFARKAREFLDAGVPVAAICGATAGLAREGLLDDREHTSAVSFYLAATGYGGGERYVDADAVTDRGLITAGPTEPVAFAREIFRLLGVYEGEVLDAWYRLFHDSDAEAYAVLEKAQASG
- a CDS encoding aspartate aminotransferase family protein; translated protein: MTPQPHPEVGAAVKAADRAHVFHSWSAQELIDPLAVAGAEGSYFWDYDGNRYLDFTSGLVYTNLGYQHPKVVAAIQEQAATLTTFAPAFAIEARSEAARLIAERTPGDLDKIFFTNGGADAVEHAVRMARLHTGRAKVLSAYRSYHGGTQQAVNLTGDPRRWASDSASAGVVHFWAPFLYRSRFYAETEEQETARALEHLETTIAFEGPATVAAIILETIPGTAGIMVPPPGYLAGVREICDKYGIVFILDEVMAGFGRTGEWFAADLFDVTPDLMTFAKGVNSGYVPLGGVAISGAVAETFGKRPYPGGLTYSGHPLACAAAVATINVMAEEGVVDNAEHLGTAVLEPALRELAERHPSVGEVRGVGMFWALELVKNRETREPLVPYNAAGEANAPMAAFGAAAKKQGIWPFVNMNRTHVVPPCNVSEAELKEGLAALDSALSVADEYTE